The following proteins come from a genomic window of Roseofilum capinflatum BLCC-M114:
- a CDS encoding ABC transporter ATP-binding protein: MSEPIIRVENLGKKYLIRHQQQEPYAALRDVITNGVKSLGRTLVKGGVQKLESPSREDFWALKDVSFEINRGDRVGIIGRNGAGKSTLLKILSRITEPTTGRINIKGRVASLLEVGTGFHPELTGRENIYLNGAILGMSKVEIKKKFDEIVAFAEVEKFLDTPVKRYSSGMYVRLAFSVAAHLEPEILIVDEVLAVGDLQFQEKCLGKMEDVAQKEGRTVIFVSHNMAAISGLCTSALHLSSGQVIGKGSVGNNIERYMMLYQDKMEINENNRVKLGKNLFLKQLSCSPNPVVSGSELEIKLVFEAVELTQIEEVAVLIYSCLGTRVAILDLRQPDTKYIVSEINQTTIKIKSFYLIEGSYRMGLYIRADEIYKDFLDLLTINVRACDINKIVPYPKEVRGFVKLDFKIVK; the protein is encoded by the coding sequence GTGTCTGAACCGATAATCCGAGTTGAGAACTTAGGTAAAAAATACTTAATTCGTCATCAGCAACAAGAACCCTATGCTGCTCTGAGAGATGTAATTACCAACGGCGTTAAATCTTTGGGACGTACTCTAGTAAAAGGAGGAGTTCAAAAGCTGGAAAGCCCCTCACGGGAGGATTTCTGGGCTTTGAAAGATGTCTCGTTTGAGATTAATAGAGGCGATCGAGTTGGTATAATTGGTCGGAATGGTGCAGGAAAATCAACTTTACTAAAAATTTTAAGCCGTATCACTGAACCAACAACAGGTAGAATTAATATTAAAGGTAGAGTTGCCAGTTTATTAGAAGTTGGTACTGGCTTTCATCCAGAGCTTACGGGCAGAGAAAATATCTACCTCAATGGCGCAATTTTAGGGATGAGTAAGGTAGAGATTAAGAAAAAGTTTGATGAAATTGTAGCTTTTGCAGAAGTTGAAAAGTTTCTAGATACCCCAGTGAAGCGTTACTCATCTGGAATGTATGTCAGGTTAGCATTCTCAGTTGCTGCACATTTGGAACCAGAAATTCTAATTGTTGATGAAGTCCTTGCAGTCGGTGATTTGCAGTTCCAGGAGAAATGTTTAGGGAAAATGGAAGATGTAGCTCAAAAAGAAGGCAGAACGGTAATATTTGTTAGTCATAATATGGCAGCAATTTCTGGGTTATGTACTAGTGCTTTACATTTAAGTTCTGGCCAAGTTATTGGGAAAGGTTCCGTCGGAAATAACATTGAACGATATATGATGCTTTATCAAGATAAAATGGAGATCAACGAAAATAACCGTGTTAAATTGGGCAAAAACTTATTTCTTAAACAATTAAGTTGTTCGCCTAATCCTGTCGTCAGTGGATCAGAATTAGAAATTAAGTTAGTATTTGAAGCAGTTGAACTGACTCAAATAGAAGAAGTTGCTGTACTTATCTACTCATGTTTAGGGACTAGGGTAGCAATTTTAGATCTTAGACAACCTGATACTAAATACATAGTATCAGAAATTAATCAAACAACTATTAAAATAAAATCGTTTTATTTAATCGAAGGAAGTTACCGAATGGGTTTATATATTCGTGCTGATGAAATATATAAAGATTTCTTAGATTTATTAACAATTAATGTTAGGGCTTGTGATATAAATAAGATAGTTCCTTATCCAAAAGAAGTTAGGGGATTTGTAAAGCTTGATTTTAAGATTGTTAAGTAA